One stretch of Chitinophaga pendula DNA includes these proteins:
- a CDS encoding GH3 family domain-containing protein has translation MAIIGNLISRSLRIRRKFTFKLGTPRQYQLQVLHRLLTKAKNTQFGRFYKFEDILHSPNFMNQYRTRIPVHNYNKMHGEWWHKCLEGEPNVSWPEKIKYFALSSGTSESASKHIPVTRDMLKTVKKVGVKQLYSMANFNVPPKSFEKGILMLGGTTSLFEKGDYYEGDMSGIQAKNIPKWFRRFYKPGGKISRKPNWEQRIKLIVRKAPQWDVGTVCGVPAWVQIVLEEIIKYHGVKHIHEIWPNLAIYIHGGVSFEPYRDSFEKLLGKPIHFIETYMASEGSFGFQARPGTKGIKLVLNAGIFFEFIPFNEENFDADGEVRPNPKSYMIHEVVEDVEYAVMLSTCAGAWRYLIGDVVKFTSVKEHEIVIVGRTKQFLSLCGEHMSVDNMNKAIDNVQKKLGITVREFTVGGFSYENLFAHRWYIGTDATHVTAEQVRDIIDQTLSDVNDDYAVERTAALKEVFVEIMPNEVFIDYLRCKGKEGAMNKFPRVMKGDKLKDWERFVAGKTVAGTK, from the coding sequence ATGGCCATCATAGGTAATTTAATTTCCCGGTCCCTGCGTATCAGGAGAAAGTTCACGTTTAAGTTGGGTACGCCTCGTCAGTATCAGTTGCAGGTATTGCATCGTTTGCTGACGAAGGCTAAGAATACGCAATTCGGTCGTTTCTATAAGTTTGAGGATATTTTGCATAGCCCCAACTTTATGAACCAGTACCGTACCCGCATTCCTGTGCATAATTACAATAAAATGCACGGCGAATGGTGGCACAAGTGTCTGGAAGGTGAGCCCAATGTAAGCTGGCCGGAGAAGATCAAATATTTTGCATTGAGTTCTGGTACTTCAGAGTCTGCGAGCAAACATATACCTGTGACCCGGGATATGTTGAAGACGGTGAAGAAAGTGGGTGTGAAGCAGTTATACTCTATGGCGAACTTCAATGTGCCGCCTAAATCCTTCGAGAAGGGGATTCTGATGTTGGGAGGGACTACCTCCCTGTTTGAAAAGGGGGATTATTATGAAGGGGACATGAGCGGTATCCAGGCGAAGAATATTCCCAAGTGGTTCCGTCGTTTTTATAAGCCGGGGGGTAAGATTTCCCGTAAGCCCAACTGGGAGCAGCGTATTAAACTGATCGTGCGGAAAGCCCCGCAATGGGATGTTGGTACAGTATGTGGCGTACCAGCCTGGGTGCAGATCGTATTGGAAGAGATCATTAAGTATCATGGGGTGAAACATATCCATGAGATATGGCCCAATCTGGCGATTTATATTCACGGTGGAGTATCTTTTGAGCCGTACCGGGATAGTTTTGAGAAGTTGCTGGGTAAGCCCATTCATTTTATCGAGACCTATATGGCCTCTGAAGGCTCTTTTGGCTTCCAGGCCAGGCCAGGTACAAAGGGTATTAAGCTGGTATTAAATGCCGGCATTTTCTTTGAGTTTATTCCTTTTAACGAAGAGAATTTCGATGCGGATGGAGAGGTGAGGCCTAATCCCAAATCGTATATGATACATGAGGTGGTTGAAGATGTGGAGTATGCTGTGATGTTGTCTACGTGTGCGGGTGCTTGGCGTTATCTGATCGGGGATGTAGTGAAGTTCACTTCTGTAAAAGAGCATGAAATTGTGATCGTAGGCCGTACCAAGCAGTTCCTGAGCCTTTGTGGTGAGCACATGAGCGTCGACAACATGAATAAGGCGATCGACAATGTGCAGAAGAAACTGGGTATTACGGTGAGAGAATTTACGGTAGGTGGATTTAGTTATGAAAATCTCTTTGCCCACCGTTGGTACATCGGTACTGATGCGACGCATGTGACGGCTGAGCAGGTGAGGGATATTATAGACCAGACCCTGAGCGATGTGAATGATGACTATGCGGTAGAGCGTACGGCGGCGTTGAAGGAGGTTTTTGTGGAGATCATGCCTAACGAAGTATTCATAGATTACCTGCGTTGCAAAGGCAAGGAAGGTGCTATGAATAAGTTTCCCCGTGTAATGAAGGGAGACAAGCTGAAGGACTGGGAACGTTTCGTTGCCGGGAAAACAGTAGCAGGGACTAAGTAA
- a CDS encoding carboxymuconolactone decarboxylase family protein has translation MSDAIQEFNDYRAKMNEVILGKQNKVINRLFNLDTNTYAEGALDTKVKEMLGLVASMVLRCDDCIKYHLGKCHEQGINTAEMYEIFAVANIVGGTIVIPHTRRAAEYWDLLTNNDAQQHQ, from the coding sequence ATGTCAGACGCAATACAGGAATTCAACGACTATCGGGCAAAAATGAACGAAGTGATCCTGGGCAAACAAAATAAGGTGATCAACCGCCTTTTTAACCTGGACACCAACACTTATGCAGAAGGAGCGCTGGATACCAAAGTAAAGGAAATGTTAGGCCTCGTGGCTTCAATGGTACTGCGCTGCGACGATTGCATCAAATACCACCTGGGCAAATGCCACGAACAAGGTATCAATACAGCAGAAATGTACGAGATCTTTGCCGTCGCCAATATAGTGGGAGGCACCATCGTCATCCCTCATACCCGCAGAGCAGCCGAATATTGGGACCTGCTCACTAACAACGACGCACAACAACACCAATAA
- a CDS encoding ABC transporter permease, with protein MAGLYIIILAVLVGIFAYLLAPDHTPYANRMTLETGGQRPGYSIQMLAIKKQQPVEPVGWGERLLYGAPSAFTWVPIRSWQFQDTVLLVARYVDEETQVMARYPLSVIWYGQEQPVKDVAALRQKIAAERIFKQTFWLGTDKFGRDILSRLLVGVRVSLSVGCIAVVISLTIGVLLGAVAGYFRGWADDVIMWLINVIWSVPTLLLVFAITLALGKGFWQVFIAVGLTMWVNVARIIRGQVLALRELQFIEATRALGYSHTRTIVRHILPNILGPVMVVAASNFATAIVVEAGLSFLGVGVQPPQPSWGLMIKENYNFIITHNPLLALVPGIAIMLMVLAFNLLGNGLRDALDVRSQHVDK; from the coding sequence ATGGCGGGATTGTACATAATCATCCTGGCAGTGCTGGTGGGGATATTTGCCTACCTGCTGGCGCCGGATCATACGCCTTATGCCAACCGGATGACTTTGGAGACCGGTGGGCAGCGTCCTGGTTACAGCATACAGATGCTGGCGATCAAAAAGCAGCAGCCAGTGGAGCCGGTGGGATGGGGAGAGCGGCTGTTATATGGTGCGCCATCTGCGTTTACGTGGGTGCCGATCCGGTCCTGGCAATTTCAGGACACGGTACTGCTGGTGGCGCGTTATGTAGACGAGGAAACACAGGTAATGGCCAGGTATCCATTGTCGGTGATATGGTATGGGCAGGAGCAACCGGTCAAAGATGTAGCCGCTTTACGGCAAAAGATAGCGGCGGAGCGTATTTTTAAACAAACCTTCTGGCTGGGGACGGACAAGTTCGGCCGGGATATTTTGAGCCGTTTGCTGGTAGGGGTAAGGGTGAGCCTGAGTGTGGGTTGTATTGCGGTAGTTATTTCGCTTACGATAGGGGTGTTGCTGGGCGCTGTAGCAGGATATTTCCGGGGATGGGCGGACGATGTGATCATGTGGTTGATCAACGTGATCTGGTCGGTACCTACTTTACTACTAGTATTCGCTATTACCCTGGCGTTGGGGAAAGGCTTCTGGCAGGTCTTCATTGCGGTAGGGTTGACGATGTGGGTAAATGTGGCCCGTATTATCCGGGGGCAGGTGCTTGCTTTGAGGGAGTTGCAATTTATTGAAGCCACGAGGGCATTGGGATATAGTCATACCCGAACTATTGTCCGGCATATTCTACCGAACATTCTGGGGCCGGTGATGGTGGTGGCAGCCAGTAATTTCGCCACGGCAATTGTGGTGGAGGCTGGTTTAAGCTTTTTAGGGGTCGGTGTACAGCCCCCACAGCCTTCCTGGGGGCTAATGATCAAGGAGAACTATAACTTTATTATTACGCACAATCCTTTGCTGGCATTGGTACCTGGCATCGCTATTATGCTAATGGTGCTGGCATTCAATTTATTGGGAAATGGATTGCGGGATGCACTGGATGTGCGGAGTCAGCACGTGGATAAATAA
- a CDS encoding LysE family translocator, with the protein MTAAIVAGLGLGLFLAVSVGPVIFAIIKYSISNGFKAGIAFAFGVSMSDTFFVLIGNLATSFIYNLEEYKRSIGMVGGVLLICMGIYGLVWKKVRITTGDEKPEMFRTHDYLKIWLTGFLMNTLNPGVIIFWLGVCVANSATTVGHRFVMYGVCLLFVLSADIIKVFVADKIRHKLTLNNVVWLNRVAGVCMIIFGVILLYKVLLDTGNLGH; encoded by the coding sequence ATGACAGCAGCAATTGTAGCCGGTTTAGGATTAGGGTTATTTCTGGCAGTGTCAGTAGGCCCGGTGATCTTTGCCATTATCAAATATAGCATCAGCAATGGATTTAAGGCCGGTATTGCCTTTGCATTCGGGGTATCCATGAGTGATACCTTTTTTGTGCTGATAGGTAATCTTGCCACCAGCTTTATCTACAACCTGGAGGAATATAAGCGTTCGATCGGGATGGTAGGCGGTGTCTTACTGATCTGTATGGGGATCTATGGGCTGGTCTGGAAAAAGGTCCGGATCACTACTGGGGATGAAAAGCCGGAGATGTTCCGGACGCATGATTACCTGAAGATATGGCTGACTGGTTTTTTGATGAATACCCTGAATCCGGGGGTGATCATTTTTTGGTTGGGGGTATGTGTGGCGAATAGTGCGACTACGGTTGGTCATCGTTTCGTGATGTATGGTGTCTGTTTATTGTTTGTGCTGTCTGCGGATATTATAAAGGTATTTGTAGCGGATAAAATAAGGCATAAGCTGACGCTGAATAATGTGGTATGGCTGAACCGGGTGGCGGGTGTATGTATGATTATTTTCGGTGTTATATTATTGTATAAGGTATTGTTGGATACTGGTAACCTGGGGCATTAG
- a CDS encoding 2-oxoacid:ferredoxin oxidoreductase subunit beta produces MSTATIAPQALTAKDFATDQEVRWCPGCGDYSILKQVQTIMPGLGIPRENIVIVSGIGCSSRFPYYMNTYGMHSIHGRATAIASGLKAARPELSVWIVTGDGDGLSIGGNHTIHLLRRNFDVNIMLFNNQIYGLTKGQYSPTSEENKVTKSTPFGSIDHPFNPLALALGADATFIARSMDRDPKHLQELLKRSHAHKGASFLEIYQNCNIFNDGAFEIFTEKASKPEQTLFLEQGQPLVFGAQKNKGIRLDGLRPVVVELGTAYSASDLWIHDENDFYKAQLLTRLFDDPRIEGSFPRPFGVFYQAHRHTYEEVMSFQLEEAISKRGPGDLDKLLAGKETWTIK; encoded by the coding sequence ATGTCTACAGCTACTATTGCTCCGCAGGCACTCACAGCCAAAGATTTTGCAACAGACCAGGAAGTTCGCTGGTGCCCCGGCTGCGGAGACTATTCTATATTAAAACAGGTACAAACTATCATGCCTGGCCTGGGTATCCCCAGGGAAAATATCGTGATCGTTTCCGGTATCGGATGCTCCTCCCGCTTTCCATACTACATGAACACTTATGGTATGCACTCCATTCACGGCCGTGCTACCGCCATCGCTTCAGGCCTGAAAGCAGCCCGCCCCGAACTAAGCGTTTGGATCGTTACTGGCGACGGCGACGGCCTCTCCATCGGCGGTAACCATACCATCCACCTGCTGCGCCGGAACTTCGATGTCAATATCATGCTGTTCAACAACCAGATCTACGGTCTGACCAAAGGACAGTATTCCCCTACCTCCGAAGAGAATAAAGTGACAAAATCCACTCCCTTCGGTAGTATAGATCACCCGTTCAATCCCCTGGCACTCGCCCTCGGAGCTGACGCCACCTTTATCGCACGCAGCATGGACCGTGATCCCAAACACCTGCAGGAACTCCTCAAACGTAGCCACGCCCATAAAGGTGCCTCCTTCCTGGAAATATACCAGAACTGTAATATCTTCAACGATGGCGCTTTCGAAATATTCACTGAAAAAGCCAGCAAACCAGAACAAACCCTGTTCCTAGAACAAGGCCAACCACTCGTTTTCGGCGCCCAAAAGAATAAGGGTATCCGCCTCGATGGCCTGAGACCGGTAGTAGTAGAACTCGGTACAGCATATAGCGCTTCCGACCTCTGGATACATGACGAAAATGACTTCTATAAAGCCCAGTTACTCACCCGCCTCTTCGACGACCCTCGCATAGAAGGCAGCTTCCCCCGTCCGTTCGGCGTGTTCTATCAGGCACACCGGCACACCTACGAAGAAGTAATGTCCTTCCAGCTGGAAGAAGCCATCAGCAAAAGAGGCCCCGGCGACCTGGATAAACTCCTCGCAGGCAAAGAAACCTGGACCATCAAATAA
- a CDS encoding alpha/beta fold hydrolase codes for MICLHGFGESSAYYAAIIPELKELYTVVALDMPVHGDTEWKEGGPFRKEDLYTVVKMILEREGFQRFSLMAYSMGGRLALCIVEALAALIDRLILVAPDGLHNNPWHRFVTTTNIGNRLFRYVTYHPAPFLRLLILWKKLGWLNQSVYKFVLNRMDTEEKRALVYNVWTCMREMRPDKELCKSLLAKYHIPTLLIFGRYDRVIPPAMGEEFLDGTFAGKLLIMEKGHHLLTSELAEIVKKEIAVNNI; via the coding sequence TTGATCTGTCTGCATGGTTTTGGTGAAAGTTCGGCTTATTATGCGGCGATCATACCTGAATTGAAGGAGCTTTATACTGTGGTGGCATTGGATATGCCTGTGCATGGGGATACGGAGTGGAAAGAAGGAGGTCCGTTCCGGAAAGAGGACCTATATACTGTAGTAAAGATGATACTGGAGCGGGAGGGGTTTCAGCGTTTTTCGCTCATGGCCTATAGTATGGGAGGACGGCTGGCCCTTTGTATTGTAGAGGCATTGGCCGCATTGATAGATAGGTTGATACTGGTAGCTCCTGATGGTTTGCATAATAATCCCTGGCATCGTTTTGTAACTACTACTAATATTGGCAACCGGCTGTTCCGTTACGTTACTTATCATCCGGCGCCATTTCTTCGTTTACTTATTTTATGGAAAAAGTTGGGGTGGCTGAACCAGAGTGTATACAAATTTGTATTGAACCGTATGGATACGGAAGAGAAGCGGGCTTTAGTTTATAATGTATGGACCTGTATGCGTGAGATGCGGCCTGATAAGGAGCTTTGTAAGTCATTGCTGGCTAAATATCATATTCCAACGTTGCTGATTTTCGGGAGATATGACCGTGTAATACCACCCGCGATGGGAGAGGAATTCTTGGACGGCACGTTTGCAGGAAAGTTACTGATCATGGAGAAGGGGCATCATCTGCTGACCTCTGAGTTGGCGGAGATCGTAAAAAAGGAGATAGCTGTAAATAATATTTAG
- a CDS encoding glycosyltransferase yields MYVFLAFVLILGLIYAQLMLKYSYGWKKLPTFVPLNTVSGFTKVTVIIPARNEAANLPALLDALRQQTYDPALLEVILIDDFSTDDTAVVFEQYATPNMRRLQLSNYLNAEQRLNSYKKKSIEIAIAEATGHLIVATDADCVMGPKWIETMVLFYELHRPKFIAAPVSFYKEHNFFKAMQSLDFMTMQGITGSASQLRNGTLCNGANLAYERSVFYEVDGFKGIDNIASGDDMLLMYKIFKAYPEGVMYMKSQDAIVRTLPVDTFQAFMHQRIRWSSKADKYEDKRITNVLIWVYIWNVTLLALGIMAIVRPMWWPWLLIALLFKITIELYFLIPVSRFFRKTELLVWFVPGQLFHIPYIVVAGWLGKFGSYQWKGRKVN; encoded by the coding sequence ATGTACGTATTTCTGGCTTTTGTATTGATATTGGGACTTATTTATGCACAATTGATGCTTAAGTACAGCTATGGCTGGAAGAAATTGCCCACGTTTGTGCCGCTGAATACGGTGAGTGGGTTCACCAAAGTAACGGTGATCATTCCTGCCCGTAATGAAGCTGCCAATCTACCTGCTTTGCTGGATGCGTTACGGCAGCAGACCTATGATCCTGCGTTACTGGAGGTGATCCTGATCGATGATTTTTCTACCGACGATACTGCCGTGGTGTTTGAACAATATGCCACACCTAATATGCGGCGATTGCAGTTGAGTAATTATCTGAATGCGGAGCAGCGCCTTAATTCTTACAAGAAAAAGTCAATAGAGATCGCGATCGCTGAGGCAACAGGACATCTTATTGTGGCCACGGATGCGGACTGCGTGATGGGGCCAAAGTGGATAGAAACGATGGTATTGTTTTATGAATTGCATCGTCCCAAGTTTATCGCAGCGCCGGTAAGTTTTTATAAAGAGCATAATTTCTTTAAAGCGATGCAGTCGCTGGATTTTATGACCATGCAGGGGATCACCGGGTCGGCATCCCAGCTGCGTAATGGTACATTGTGTAATGGCGCCAATCTCGCCTACGAGCGGTCTGTATTTTATGAGGTGGATGGATTTAAAGGTATTGACAACATTGCTTCCGGCGATGATATGTTGTTAATGTATAAGATTTTTAAGGCTTATCCGGAAGGTGTCATGTACATGAAGAGCCAGGATGCGATAGTGCGTACTTTGCCGGTAGATACCTTCCAGGCTTTTATGCATCAGCGTATTCGCTGGTCGTCGAAGGCGGACAAGTATGAAGATAAACGCATTACCAATGTGCTGATCTGGGTGTATATATGGAATGTGACGCTGCTTGCGTTGGGGATTATGGCGATCGTACGACCGATGTGGTGGCCCTGGTTATTGATTGCGTTGTTATTCAAGATCACTATAGAGTTGTATTTCCTGATACCGGTATCCCGTTTCTTCCGGAAAACGGAGCTGCTGGTATGGTTTGTACCAGGGCAGCTGTTCCATATACCTTATATTGTGGTGGCCGGCTGGCTGGGGAAGTTTGGGTCTTATCAGTGGAAAGGCCGGAAGGTCAACTAA
- a CDS encoding glycosyltransferase, with protein MRIAVNAASLLQDSAADNGNVATEILFRLCSDHPEHQFILITDRQLALDRIWPEHVSWVVLPLTGSTLFSQYRWREWSLPKVLKAQRAEMLLGMNGSLPLRSKLPGSLLIRDLSFLHGVAGESASAQRRKKQQLDRSIRAAQRIAVVSQYLVDDLRTHYPTLQQVERVVPAVPADYRPLEWEEREAVKRAHAGGVEYFIAVGSMHPRNNILPLLKAFSFLKKRHRSNMKLVLVGRAMAAGAELIASLESYRFRQDVVWLKEADHALLAQLIGGAYALVHTARFDGLAMPILYAGACQVPVIAIDSAAAREAGGEAALYCNPAQLEELADNMARVYKDETLRNGLLQRISPHEGSSMDVLLGR; from the coding sequence ATGCGTATAGCAGTAAACGCCGCGAGTCTGTTACAAGACAGTGCAGCGGATAATGGCAATGTGGCGACAGAGATATTGTTTCGCCTTTGTAGTGATCATCCGGAGCATCAGTTTATTCTGATCACGGACCGGCAGTTAGCGTTGGACAGGATATGGCCGGAGCATGTATCCTGGGTGGTGCTTCCTTTGACGGGGAGTACTTTGTTCAGTCAGTACCGGTGGAGAGAGTGGTCTTTGCCTAAGGTGCTGAAGGCCCAACGTGCTGAGATGTTATTGGGAATGAACGGTAGCCTGCCATTGCGGAGTAAGTTGCCCGGTAGTTTGTTGATCCGGGATCTTTCTTTTCTGCATGGGGTAGCCGGGGAGTCTGCCAGTGCACAACGCAGGAAAAAGCAGCAGTTAGACCGGTCTATTCGTGCGGCACAGCGGATCGCTGTGGTGTCCCAATACCTGGTGGATGATCTGCGTACGCATTATCCCACTTTACAGCAGGTGGAGCGGGTTGTTCCGGCGGTTCCGGCGGATTACCGGCCATTGGAGTGGGAGGAGCGGGAAGCGGTGAAGCGTGCCCATGCAGGTGGTGTAGAGTATTTTATTGCGGTAGGCAGTATGCATCCCCGTAACAATATATTGCCCTTGTTAAAAGCATTTTCGTTTTTGAAGAAGCGTCACCGGTCGAATATGAAGCTGGTATTGGTAGGGCGTGCTATGGCGGCAGGTGCGGAGCTGATCGCTTCGCTGGAGAGTTATCGTTTCCGGCAGGATGTGGTGTGGTTGAAAGAGGCAGATCATGCTTTGCTGGCGCAACTGATTGGGGGCGCCTATGCATTGGTACATACGGCGCGATTTGATGGGCTGGCTATGCCGATATTATATGCCGGCGCCTGCCAGGTACCGGTGATCGCGATTGACAGTGCAGCGGCCCGTGAAGCGGGAGGGGAGGCGGCCTTATATTGTAATCCTGCCCAGCTGGAGGAATTGGCAGATAATATGGCCAGGGTATATAAGGACGAAACGCTGCGTAACGGCCTGTTACAGAGGATCTCACCTCATGAAGGCAGTAGTATGGACGTATTGCTGGGCCGGTAA
- a CDS encoding inositol monophosphatase family protein yields MLKSTLLKATQAGGQILQHYFNGNLQISSKSTVNDLVTEADKQSEKAVMDTIRAAFPDHFILSEEAGELSTSSSVKWIIDPLDGTVNFAHGIPICCVSIGVEKDGEMIMGAVYNPFMNEFFFAEKGQGATLNDQPIKVSGKTELARACLVTGFPYQWEEKDHNPMHILENFVKKGLPVRRLGSAAIDLCWVACGRFDAFYEGHLNAWDSAAGFLLVQEAGGKVTDYKGQPYSPYQPTILASNGILHNDMLTTIQQF; encoded by the coding sequence ATGTTAAAATCAACTTTGCTCAAAGCTACGCAAGCCGGGGGACAAATCTTACAACATTATTTTAACGGCAATCTGCAAATAAGCAGTAAGAGTACCGTCAACGATCTCGTTACCGAGGCAGACAAACAATCCGAAAAAGCTGTCATGGACACTATCCGCGCCGCTTTCCCGGATCATTTTATCCTCAGCGAAGAGGCCGGCGAACTCAGTACCTCCTCCTCAGTAAAGTGGATCATTGACCCCCTCGATGGTACCGTCAATTTCGCACATGGTATCCCCATTTGCTGCGTCTCCATCGGCGTAGAAAAAGATGGTGAAATGATCATGGGCGCAGTTTACAACCCCTTTATGAACGAATTCTTCTTCGCAGAAAAAGGACAGGGCGCTACCCTCAATGACCAACCCATCAAAGTCTCCGGCAAAACAGAACTGGCTAGAGCCTGCCTGGTAACGGGTTTCCCCTATCAATGGGAAGAAAAAGACCACAACCCCATGCACATCCTTGAAAATTTTGTTAAAAAAGGACTACCGGTACGTCGACTCGGCTCCGCTGCCATCGATCTCTGCTGGGTAGCATGCGGCAGATTCGATGCCTTCTATGAAGGACACCTCAATGCCTGGGACTCCGCAGCAGGATTTCTCCTCGTTCAGGAAGCTGGCGGAAAGGTAACCGACTATAAAGGACAACCTTACTCCCCCTACCAACCAACCATCCTGGCCAGCAACGGCATCCTTCACAACGACATGCTAACTACCATTCAACAATTCTAA
- a CDS encoding N-acetylmuramoyl-L-alanine amidase family protein has translation MRIQQFLLGITLTLAFTSTTVRSAAQTFIRLVQPTREENNTSTPRQFISGRTCQGCKLSLNNDSIYVYPTGSFAIARTLTPGTSRFVLTATDTTGKTYSRNINYYYNIPPAPTATPIFRIDYLTVTPKGNLRIMEGDTIRIRMKGYPGCQASWINGTPIKELPTSQTGGVPGIYAGSYVITEADSTLQDSKLYIMLKSPDGSIATKESSNRYSFLQSEHPFVGRTIDNMTYLNIAPEGDRLGPDKLGYLDKNVLLEIAGQVGDYYKVKLAPGEYAYVPEPLLDTATLDAAVPVSIVSQPRAWGDATHDYVSIQLSEKLPYLSTQDVNPGKITVDVYGAYSEPGLQALPQGTKEISRVGFMQLAPNTFRINIALQHRQPWGYQLYYEGNNLVIKVKRPPASRTLSGLTIGLDAGHGGSNVGAMGPAGIYEKQLTLAITSLLKTALEKEGVRIITTRTRDQFFANEERLSFYRKANPDLLLSIHLNSAANPVDIKGTAVYYKHPFCQPLANAIYKRMQETGLSGFANNNNFNFILNNPTEFPDVLVETLFLSNPEDEMKALDPAFQQLMADKIVQGLKDFLATSE, from the coding sequence ATGAGGATACAGCAATTTCTACTTGGCATTACATTAACATTGGCTTTTACCAGTACCACGGTAAGATCAGCAGCTCAGACATTCATCCGGTTAGTACAACCTACCCGAGAGGAAAACAATACCAGCACTCCCAGACAGTTCATTTCAGGCAGGACCTGCCAGGGCTGTAAACTATCGCTGAACAATGATAGCATCTACGTATACCCGACAGGGTCATTCGCTATTGCACGAACACTCACACCAGGTACCAGCAGATTCGTGCTCACAGCTACCGATACCACCGGAAAGACCTATTCGAGGAATATCAATTACTATTACAATATCCCCCCGGCGCCCACCGCTACCCCCATCTTCCGTATCGATTATCTGACAGTCACCCCTAAAGGCAATCTCCGGATAATGGAGGGTGATACCATCCGTATCCGCATGAAAGGATACCCCGGCTGCCAGGCAAGCTGGATCAATGGTACCCCGATAAAAGAACTCCCGACGTCCCAAACCGGTGGCGTACCGGGCATATACGCCGGGAGCTATGTGATCACGGAAGCAGATTCCACCTTGCAAGATAGTAAGCTGTACATCATGCTTAAATCCCCGGATGGAAGTATTGCCACGAAAGAAAGCAGCAACAGGTATTCTTTCCTGCAAAGTGAACATCCCTTTGTAGGTCGTACCATCGACAATATGACCTATCTCAATATTGCTCCTGAAGGAGATCGCCTGGGACCAGATAAACTGGGGTACCTGGATAAAAATGTACTGCTCGAAATCGCCGGACAGGTTGGCGATTACTATAAAGTAAAACTGGCGCCCGGCGAATATGCCTACGTCCCCGAACCCTTGCTGGATACGGCAACACTGGATGCTGCCGTACCGGTAAGTATCGTCTCCCAACCCCGCGCATGGGGAGATGCCACCCACGATTACGTATCCATTCAACTGTCTGAGAAATTACCTTACCTCTCCACACAGGATGTAAACCCTGGTAAAATAACTGTCGATGTCTATGGCGCCTATTCCGAACCTGGACTGCAGGCATTACCGCAAGGCACCAAAGAGATCAGCCGCGTCGGCTTCATGCAACTGGCCCCCAATACCTTCAGAATCAACATCGCACTGCAACACCGCCAACCCTGGGGTTACCAGCTTTATTATGAAGGCAACAACCTGGTGATCAAAGTAAAACGGCCCCCGGCATCCCGCACATTAAGCGGCCTCACCATCGGGCTGGATGCCGGACATGGGGGCAGCAACGTAGGCGCCATGGGCCCCGCCGGGATCTATGAAAAACAACTTACGCTGGCAATCACCTCGTTGCTCAAAACTGCACTGGAGAAAGAAGGTGTTCGCATTATTACCACCCGCACCCGGGACCAGTTCTTCGCCAACGAAGAACGACTCTCCTTTTATCGGAAAGCCAATCCTGACCTCCTACTCAGCATACACCTGAACTCTGCTGCCAATCCAGTCGATATCAAAGGCACCGCTGTTTATTACAAACATCCTTTCTGCCAACCGCTCGCTAATGCCATCTATAAACGAATGCAGGAAACCGGACTTAGCGGCTTCGCCAACAATAACAATTTCAATTTTATCCTCAATAATCCAACGGAGTTCCCCGATGTCCTGGTAGAAACACTCTTTCTCAGCAATCCCGAAGATGAGATGAAAGCCCTCGATCCCGCTTTCCAACAATTAATGGCAGATAAAATAGTCCAGGGTTTAAAGGACTTCCTGGCAACTTCCGAATAA